AGATCGCAATATTTCGGATCTGTATCTGCGTAGGCTTGTGGTACTTTAAGTATATTGAATAATGGATAGTTTGGCCAGCATTGCACAGCTGTTCGGCTGTCATGAGAACATCTAACCAACCAAGTAATAAAATCTATGACAGTATATGTCTGTAGAATGGATAACTCGTGAACGCGTATACTAGTTTCATTGGTAAAAGTGTAATCTATAAGTGTAGAATATCTCAGAgtaattgtataaaatatcttttatgtatttatttttatatcaatttatttattttcacgGAAAAGGGGCAACCAGCTGGGCAAGTTATAAGAGACAAGTAATACCCAGTTGTATCAACTCAGTCACAGTCggttataataaaatagataaaatcatTTGGACAATCgttacctcttttttttttggaacactgaCAATCGTTACCTCttacaaatacaaaaatatgatgcaagaaaaataaagaagtagAGCTATACAGTGGACGCAAACTAGGTGTTAGCCTGTTAGGATTCCTTTTATTTAACAAGTCACGGGAGGATTCTTTCACAACTCCTAGTAGTGTAGTTTCTCTGTGTTTCCTGACGTGcatgaatttttcttttggtaaagACTGACGCGCATGAATATTGAAAGGaaatataacaaaacaaataaatacgAAGAAACATTCATCTAAAACTGTAGATAACAGGGATAAAGGTGAATTTCTTCCTAATTTCATCAGTAATACTGTAAATAATAGGGATAAAGGTGAATCTCTTCCTAATTTTATCAGTAATCCATTTTCACACTATAGGCATATGTATGCTGGTGTTATCATGATCCTATGAAGCATATGTaagcaaacatctatcatactTCATCGCTATTTACATTTATCATATATACAAATTCCCTAAAATCAAGTGTCAgttaaatttgttttcttgGTCAAATAACTACAAATTTAGGACTAGGAATAAGgcaaagaaaaacaatataagTCGGTAATAACTTCAACAGGTGGCCATGTGAAAAGCAAGAAGAAGTACAGAGAAAACTGGgattttaaatagtattttgaGATGGTAACAATACAAAAAGATATAATGAAACAgctaagagcatcattaatCCGGACTCTTGATTTGGAATTCTTAATTCatgatttgacacttttttttaatatttttagactAAGAACCGGTtattatatctcttatttaaaagctgattcttagcttttcttagttaaaaactaaGAAACGGTTCTTAACCGAAACTAAAAATCTCATTCTAAGAATctgggttaatcatggtctaagtaACATCGATCGTCAAAAACCCGAATGCATCTGAAGAAACAGATTGTCGCCTATTGTATCTTTCGACACTCTAGcttttaatgtatattatattCATATGTATGCACACTTACCAATACATACACAACATACGGTATAAGAACAACTTTTTAAGGATGATTAGGAAATAGTCGTTCCGTTTCTAAATGatctatgttttagaaaaatattttgtttctaaaaaatcaatattttacattttcaatgtacgtaattattttaaattgtaaactttaaaaacattaattatgtttagtgaattttgattggttaaaaatCATAGAAAATAACTAATCACGGAAAGTAAtacatttattatcaaaattttacgtatttttttaataagtgtgaaaactCTAAAACATGGATCATTCTGAAACGGAATGAGTgttaatcaaaatttatgatatatagctttttaaaaaatgatatttttgatgGGGTCTAAATGTCTAATTGATAACTAAATGgatgattttgattatcataCTACAGTTGGTTTGTGTTTACACAAACTTGcgcatgttttttttgtttactcatcattttgaattttagattttatagttgaatacattatatactgtgATGTGTTTTGTCTCATCATTCGAAATCTCAAATCAAAGACGAATTCTACTCTTGACTCGGACAAACCAAATCTGTTTGGCCTCTATTGCATGACGTCATGATAAACTTACAATTATCTAAAAGCAACCAGGTTCGCCAATTTATTTATAACCGATAAAATACTTATCACCTTTTATCATATTTACAGCAGAAAGCAGGACAATCATAACCGGTATTTTTCCACTTAACTATTTCCCGGTCTGGGCCTACGAGTGTTCACAATACCTTTTTGTTACGTTACAAATAGTGTACATACTTTTTCTCGGAACCGTTACAGTAACACCGGCCTTCCCTTTTTTAAAAAGGTTATGTATTACATTCtaagggaaaattgccaaatattactcacaacttgatttcaaatgcaaaagtaaactcaaatttgaatcaaatgcaaaaataatataaaaggctattgaaattacaaccagccccttgtgaacaaacaaaaaaaccgaaatttttttacgtttctaacccccataagtcgtctggactagttctaaataatttataaatattgtaaaaaatattttgataagtgaaaaattgaaatcatgtaattaacatatgttttaagagatataaattaagatataacaaaagttaattattttcaacatagatgagtgaaagtagtgaatcatgatattctttggtttaggttttgccaacatatgttgtagtattatatgtgttcttagggttagattttggaatgcataaatgtttttttaaaaactataaaatttacctaagtgtgtttatttcagtgtatagtaaacactatttaagtataactacggctttataacgtggttagttagttaattgagtcaatttagtttaggggttaaatttaTGGTCTgggatgacttactagtaagtcgtctgatgtacagtattcaacagacgacttactagtaagtcgtccaaaccggaccgaacctttaatttttcaatgtacttttaaaccaaaccggattatttaccggacatatataaggtgttttttttattcactgcttcgcgaaattcagaaaaccctaacgccgtttctctcaaaggcgatttcgaaggcgatttccgtcgattctctctaatccatcATTCTCACCGCCGGTTATCTCTCCGCCGTTATCACCGTCGTTCTCACAACCGTTCTCACAGCTGCTTCCTCTATATAAGATCTAAGAGGAAACCCTAGCGCGCATTCTCTCAGAGGCGTCTCGTTGAACTCCGCTgccggtaagttatatctcttactgtcgagtgattgattgaggaaaagatgaacataaaacgttgtctctgtCAATTTATACACTCGTTCTTTTTTCACGTCTATTTTTGCAGATATATAACCGCTATGTCGAAGGCGAATATATCTTCTCCGAATTTTCAGGTCGGCTTTAAAATGTTCTActggaagtcttggaagacttataattaagtcgtctgcaaattCTTCCAACTGGAAGaatttgcagacgacttaattataagtctttcagctggaaaacttgccagacgacttaattataagtctttgattgttttgagatggttgacttaattataagtctttgattgttttgagatggttgtctttgatcgttttgcaggaaaaaaaatggatatacctgaactcccccgtaggatacatacattaggggaagagccccccgcagtgcatagcatttcgtatcatacttgttggacgttgcatattgctttaaagaaagctcttcatgatgacgaatatgaagagttgaaggagtcgaagttgggagttttcatcaagttccaagagctgggatttgattgggcttcaaggctggttcactacatgctcggtttccagctggacataaagaagaagtatgagctgtggagtctcgttggtccaaaacctgtgaggttttcactattagagtttgaaaacctcactggtctaaattgcgagtacatcgaggaccttgagaaaCCTCACTGTGTTGTTACAAAGGGGTTGACTTCTTTCTGGGAGATGTTGGGAGTTCATGTCGAGGCTGGGCCATATACTcaggagataatagcagcatTTGAGAGATGCAAagggtggtctcgggatgatcgcaagtggctcgcgtaccttgccatcttcactggatacattgaaggggaaaagtattcaacccctacacgggttagtctggcaaggctagtgatggagctagaacggtttgagaattatccatgggggagagccgcgtttaaggtgctgatggactctgtgaAGGGCAGAGATATTTCGGGTTGTTACACTATTAATGGGTTTGTGCAAACTCTCCAGGCCTGGGTGTACACAGCTCTGCTGGAATTGGGTGCTAATTATGGTAATCCTCTCCCAAAcaatccgtctccaccgatattGGCTTACAAGGATCGCAAAGGACGCAGACAGTTTAAAGAGGCTATCttcagtcaggtatttacttcaatctggatgacttcgcagaaaacttataattaagtcgtctgataagtcttccaactggacgacttagtagaagacttataattaagtcgtttggaaagtcttccagctggatgacttagtagaagacttataattaagtcgtctgggaagacgatccagactacttaattataagtcttctactaagtcgtccagctggaagactttccagatgacttaattataagtcgtctgcgaagtcttttctttccatctttcttaatccgtcaaatatctaagttcatatcttctatttactgcagactagggtgatcaactttgttcagaaggacattggtgaaatgtttccaaaatgggagtttgatgttgaggacacgcccgcggagaacataattaaactcatgtttgtgaagaaaccgtggaagtggaccatggattgctgggaagtcactggtacttgGGTCAATACAAAGTTGGCGGTTGTGAGTCCAACGAAGAAAAAAgtagtgaaggaagacagttcaagacctcggaagaaagctcgtaaagaggctagtgaagaggctagtgaagaggcagctgcagtggctagtgaagaggcaacTGCAtaggctagtgaagaggttcATACGACTGTTGGTGGGTTGACCAAAGATGATATTAATACCATGTTCAAAGACATAGTTGATGCCATGAGGGAAGggtttgggacgtgccttaaggagatcaagtatctgtCGAAAAGGATGGAagttgtggagaagaaggttggtatcaCCACAAAACGGAAAGGGACATCAGCTCAAAACTCTACCCCTCTACCTAAACCGACGCtcgaacccggggttagtaacgaatcctctcccaacaagagattgactagacaaagtcttaagaataagaactgaaaagttgcatttgctttgtttcttgtatgtcagaatttgtgtgctttgtttatagTGTATGAAATGGATCTTTTGACAAAgtcattggttattattgtttgaaatggatctttggttattattgtataaacccatcttgtatattgcagaggaaagtgttaatgggacgatcgcgggaaggaagagcttgccggaggataaaggtccagatgtacccgcagatgctagttcctcgaaagataaagctccagaaccgagccttgttctattggacaaaatcaatccactgtttcggatttacagaaggaggatgctagatatctggaaaagagggatgctgctttggcactttgccgtgcaaagagtgatcgaacaagGAAACTTGCTGCCTCACAGCAATCTCCTTCTGCGGCAAACAACACGGCCAAagtgatcattccaaacaaaaagCTTTATCCAGGCTATAATCCTTTTGTACCAATTGACAAGAAGGAGTTGAAggagctcgctgattggttgaaaacttgtccgtaagtgtttgcttttcccataatagcttgctttagtctacaaaaactgattgattttcaacattttgtgtttgcagtcattatagaACACCTCTCGATAAAAAACCACGTACAAGTAGAACTTGGTGGTATCAAATTCTCCGGACCTCCTTAGAGTGGCTGAAGGACtatgtaagtcttctgctatgacttagatgacttactgataagtcTTCTTTGTAGatgacttaccagtaagtcgtctggtaagtcttctccgtagacgacttaccagtaagtcgtctgatatcttctgacttgtaccctattttatatgcagcatattgatgcttggattaatgtgctgaggaagagctacgacgctaacccacaacatttcaggagcgagagaatgtgcttcattgatcatctctttgctcagcaatggagattcaactacaaggattttaaggactcgGAGCCCGATcagaacggtttaggaagaagactccctggtggggcgtggaattatTATACAGGCACTATACCATCACTTTGCCAATCGAACAAGGTTTGGGGGACGGATATTGATAATGTCTATGCGTCAGTGAACTACAACGACACTCATTGGATTGCtatgtggatatcgatccctaagaggcacatagttgTCTGGGACATCATTTGTTCCAGTATCTCCCCAGaagaactcgatgtggtaatggagcattttctctacatggtctcttatctgcttgttgagtgcgcttcctcagacgaacaacgtgcccaatacagcctggagccattcacatatgagagaccgaccaatatacctccggcccgagctggtgattgtggcgtgtactctctaaagtacattgaatgtcatgctcttgggataaAGTTTAGTAAAAAAGATTTTGCTAAGCCCAACGGGAAGACtatgagggataagatggcggtggatatatttcaagagcttcATGACGCACATGAGTTCGAAAATAAGGACAATGATGCCAACCTGGGTGCGTATGAGGGGTGATAAACAAGCTACGTTAGATTATTTGTATGATAAATtaggctgatgtgtgtatttgaacttgatccatattttgtaacctataagtagtctggaaagtcttctgtgcagtgaccttttgtaacctttcggataatataaagggcaagaccttcttaaatttgtttggtagtgcaatttgacaaaaaagttgacacagataagttcataacacaaatttttaatacatagactaaacactggacgactaactggacgaccttctggacgacttacttgaaggtcttctggaagactaaacactggatgactaacttgaaggtcttctggaagaaaaaaccctggacgactaactttaAGGTCTTCTGGACAacttacttgaaggtcttctggaagactacacactggacgactaacttgaaggtcttctagaagaaaaaaccctggacgactaactggacgaccttctggacgactttctTGAAGGTCTTCCACGTCATttcttacattgtggtttcgtatggccagtttccttgcattttgagcatctataaaCCATATGTTGCTTCCGAGAtttgcgtcctctcatcctggatagctccaaccaagattgccatcttgatttcttctgtcttcTCGGACCACGCTTTACatccggaggaaagcatgtgcgttcctcaacttgttgtccaacacaaggatatatattctctgagtatcctgcaaacagaaaatcctttgagtacactggacatacaagtgtggagatatgcaaaccagcagatGTTctagcagctatagcatgagagcaaggtattttctccactgcatagacaccacaatcacactttccatgttccaaatcaaccacacaatccattttgccacctttcacaaagaatcaccatccatcaattggttgtaccgtcatcgtatccactatctccgatcgaacagcaagcaagtattcaacacctcgactatgttgagttgagagactcaaagcatcttctctccttttccaaaactaatttcctagcttctcccttatgaactccaacaggaactgaaccggaaatcctctagctcgcttcagagcggaattaatcaattcagcgatgttgcttgtctttatgttgtacatgtccccctgacaataaacccttgaccataggctgACGTCGGTATTCTCCAAATATGTTGCAaggtccgggtttgcactccgtatctcacccatgtaccggtcaaatcTGAAAtcgtatgagcataagcagcacctttcaccaagtacaagagatgtttccctttatactttttgacaatgttatcttgaaggtgataataacatattcctcgagttgcccaaggaaacaccttatcacacatACTTTTAATGGTcgtgtgccggtcggagactatcaccagaggctgctcATTAGATACAttactagccaattttgtgaaaaaccattcccaagaaggttcatcttcagcatctacgatcccaaaagacaatggaaatatctgaaaattctcatcttgtgcggctgcaactaacataacacctccatacttcccacttaggtgagtctcatccaccacaatgacccttctctgatacttaaaacctttgatagaagctcaaaaagagagaaatagatacttaaatctattgatagaatcaagttctatagccgtgatagaatcgggatttgctaagaagatttgctcgagatatgatggcagacgcgaatacccatcttctgctgatcctctcaccaatgtttgtgcatataaaagtgctctgtatgaagtggtgtaatcaagcgtcatgccaaacatgttcttcattgcattAGTGATATGCTGctgattcaacccatcaatgattccaacacgatcaatgaaaagcctaccaacatacttcggattacagtgtctccgctgaacGAGTTGGTCTCCCACTGAGCATGTAtatttttccacatactttgttacccaaaacatgtttttcccatgcttcacactcgctctgatcttccattgacaaccactaaccggacatgttgtcacaaggagagttttcattgacttgtatattctgaaggagaacctaAACCTCACTGAtgtcaaccgcagctctgaaagcagtgcatccttgctaacaaaactctggttgacatagataatgttaccattcgatcttcctccttcaatctttttgaaatcttcaaaacacatatcatcatattcctcatcctcatcttcaaccttcccataaacactgtaatcctcaccattctcgtccacttcagcaacaatagagatatcagcatcctcctccccatcatcctcctccccatcgtcctcctcccatcatgattttcatcttcaaccaaatcatcatcatcatcttcaaaacattcatcagcttcatcagcttcatcatcttcttccctgaactctgaaaccttttccaccttgctacggcttgatacacaaagccgtactccatgcgttttggttatctcgagcaagtttcgaacttgtctatcacttgtaacatgaataggatgGGTGTCTGGAGCcagcatcatttctgctggtaatgagtaggttatctccacagattatgtgctcatgtccaggttataatcttcttgagtcattgcaagaagttcagcatgtgtcgaaccttcccccaaaaaaatgattctcgctcctttgacattatcaaccacaaaatcccaacggcaatctttcaacaaccattctctatacactgcatgtaactgatgcatcatctacaaaaattcaaaataaaacacattagtaaacatagagaaaatgaaagtttactaaacattgacgcagacgacatatcaataagtcgtctggaagacttaccagtaagtcatcCAAACatgtcatttttgcaattgaattttaaattggacgacttacttgtaagttgtcttgctttgtttgttaaaaaaaaactatagacgacttaccagtttTGTTGATAaaacgggttagtttttttggccgaattgtgtcagatatttgatttttcctggacgacttaccagtaagtcgtctctgggtaaacaaaaatttcaatattttattaaagctagatGACTTATTTGTATGTCTTCTCAAGTTAGTTtgcaattcgaaaaagaaacttaaatatttaactttacccagacgacttacttgaaagtcgtccaggtaGACGACTTACGAGAAAGTCGtccgagataagcaaggtttgaccagaatctaggaaataaatctggacgactttgtttatcctggacgactttcaagtaagtcggacgactttcaagtaagtcgtcttacttgacgacttccgcgtaagtcgtctgggaaaagttaatatttaagttttattttccaattgcaaaagtaacctgagatGACTTAcatataagtcgtctagctttaataaaatattgaaatttttgtttttccggagacgacttactgataagtcgtccaggaaaagtcaaatatctgacacaattcggtcaaatgcaaaacgaCAAAGATAGttttaccagtaagtcgtctagggtattctctagacttttttttaacaaacaaagataacGACTTACAAGTCGTCCGTTTtaccagaagacttacccgtaagtcttctacagccagactacttacgggtaagtcttctacgcgaacagatctgtaaaaaaattcaaattttatactttaaactagtgagatgacttccttagcacacagagtcttctccaaccacccataacttcaaacgaaagtaactcaccaagaatagtatgtttgaatggctctatcaaccataaaaaaaatttgaatcaaaagcttgagttttttggatgaatatggaggcaaagtgaaagagaagttgtttttagttcataacaagtgagaaagagagagagtgtaaatcgatttgaggtgcattaagagcttcaaattggttgttcatggtggttggtgtattaaTTGTAATTGCaatcttgtaaatacttgaagatgatgaggttgagagagtaaaaatgtcattttcgaaaaaaaaagaaaaaaaaactaatagcattttcgtgaataatatgaacttgtggggtgaatagaataaaagaaaaatccaagaaaaatatAAGTTAATTTTAGGTTTTACTTTAATTTTCGAGTCAATCTTGCAAAAAAACCCAGATTCTAATCACGATTGATAAACTATATGTATAATTTTCTCATTAGATTTCACATCAACGATGGGCAAACCAGTTAGTAGATTATAACATCCATGATGtaattttggtaaaaaaaacatGACTTAGTTTTGGTAAAAAATATGAGGTAGAATATAATCAAgaacacaagtaaaagaatttTATAAACTGGGTTGCATATCATTTGCTTTGGTGATTATTGTGAATCAAGAACACAAGTAAAATAATCTTTAGAAATTCAAAATTGCGGAAAACGCAGTTTTGATTGTGAGTTGGTTCAATAAACGGTGAGATCATTCCTAGCTATTGCTTGGTATATCATCAAATATATGCAAGCCCAGTTTATATAAATTCGTCTGCCTCTTGGAACACGTGTTAACAAATCGACCGTacttatatacaaaattattatatttaattgagAACACTGAACACTACAGTAGTGTAACTTAATATGtaagttaaaacaaaaaataagtttattgAGAAACCAGAAAATTTCTCCTATAAATTCATTACAAAGAACTCCCACAAGTCACCACAGAATctcctttttttcttaataccaTAATCCAAAGAAAcacgagaaagaaaaaaaagtctttgaagtaaatatggatCAAGAAGGATCACCACAAAGTAGGCAAGGTCGTTCTCCCTCCGCCACATCGAACTCTACGGAACCGGTCCGGACACGTTGGTCACCTAAACCGGAGCAAATCTTGATACTCGAATCCATCTTCAACAGTGGTATTGTTAACCCACCAAAAGATGAAACGGTAAGGATAAGAAAGATGCTAGAAAAATTTGGTGCAGTGGGAGACGCAAACGTCTTCTACTGGTTTCAAAACCGGCGGTCACGATCTCGCCGGAGACAGCGGCAACTTCAAGCCGCCAATGCTGCAGCCATCGCCACCAGAGGAGTCGAAGACCCCCAGCACATGACTACCATGAGCATGCATCATCCTTATAGCAACAACGAGATTGATTTGGGATTTGGAAGTTGTAGCAACTCGTCAGCTAATTACCTTTTTAACGAGTCTTCATCTCAAGTCTCTTCATTTCTACTCGGcctctcttcttcctcaacaAATGGTGGATGTGAAAGCAACAATAGCATGGCTGATCTCTTCACAATGTATGGCCATGAATCtgatcatcatcattttcatcatcCCCAGCACAGCTCAAATGATGCATCAATTCCAAGCCCATCTGATCAGAACTCCAACATCCACTACCAACAAGGTGAATCATTCATTTGCATGGCTCTTTTTTGTTGTTCTtatctttttga
This genomic stretch from Brassica napus cultivar Da-Ae chromosome C9, Da-Ae, whole genome shotgun sequence harbors:
- the LOC106426169 gene encoding WUSCHEL-related homeobox 12 — protein: MDQEGSPQSRQGRSPSATSNSTEPVRTRWSPKPEQILILESIFNSGIVNPPKDETVRIRKMLEKFGAVGDANVFYWFQNRRSRSRRRQRQLQAANAAAIATRGVEDPQHMTTMSMHHPYSNNEIDLGFGSCSNSSANYLFNESSSQVSSFLLGLSSSSTNGGCESNNSMADLFTMYGHESDHHHFHHPQHSSNDASIPSPSDQNSNIHYQQGLMTVFINGVPTEVTNGAIDMKAMFGEDLVLLHSSGLPLPTDEFGFLISLQHGQSYFLVPRQT